One Dermacentor silvarum isolate Dsil-2018 chromosome 10, BIME_Dsil_1.4, whole genome shotgun sequence genomic window carries:
- the LOC119465911 gene encoding uncharacterized protein LOC119465911 — protein sequence MTSINLEATKDLLLLYETLVDEEEQRDRLCEDQMLLNFLVYVLQETTDEIVMLSLKVLAALCADDDRCAIVSQTFGLSPSLELLSSGAHDYGVKEAALRLKMRLLEAKVALLARQQEEAAMADMQLSFRDSRSAWKDGSFVATTPSPAKCPPFIGQHNGAAKVVSLHIEGLCSQSDRELCKEKLLAVRGVISFTFDIERRRCVVRVKSDLSPRALVQAIKSTGTMSAMQVANSTIPKTPSNSKTKPTAEDSHLEVGHEAEASRKTEEEVEDKEEDEGESENLPAYLPEVDSPIREDAVVRQKKSKSSSAASWLGTAATFITKSLYW from the exons AT GACCTCCATCAATTTGGAAGCCACCAAAGACTTGTTGTTGCTTTACGAGACACTTGTGGATGAAGAAGAGCAGCGGGATCGGCTGTGCGAG GACCAGATGCTGCTAAACTTTCTAGTTTACGTTCTCCAGGAGACAACAGACGAGATCGTGATGCTGTCCCTCAAG GTTCTGGCTGCCCTGTGCGCTGATGACGACAGATGCGCGATAGTCTCGCAGACCTTCGGCCTCTCGCCTTCGCTGGAGCTGCTAAGTTCTGG GGCCCACGACTATGGCGTGAAAGAAGCTGCACTGAGGCTCAAGATGCGCCTGCTCGAGGCGAAGGTGGCGCTCCTCGCCAGGCAGCAAGAGGAGGCAGCCATGGCTGACATGCAGCTATCGTTTCGGGATTCCCGCAGCGCCTG GAAAGATGGCAGTTTTGTTGCAACTACCCCATCTCCAGCTAAGTGCCCACCATTTATTGGACAGCACAATGGGGCGGCAAAAGTTGTTTCGCTACACATCGAGGGCCTCTGTTCTCAG AGCGACAGAGAATTGTGCAAAGAGAAGCTGCTCGCTGTCCGAGGTGTGATCAGCTTCACATTCGACATCGAGAGGCGGCGGTGTGTCGTTCGGGTCAAGTCGGATCTCTCGCCGCGG GCATTGGTACAGGCTATCAAGTCCACGGGAACGATGTCGGCGATGCAGGTAGCCAATAGCACCATTCCAAAAACACCAAGCAATAGCAAAACCAAG CCTACAGCTGAAGACTCCCACCTTGAGGTTGGCCATGAGGCAGAAGCCAGTCGGAAAACTGAGGAGGAGGTGGAGGACAAGGAAGAAGATGAGGGTGAGAGCGAAAACCTCCCGGCCTACCTCCCCGAGGTGGACAGTCCGATTCGAGAGGACGCAGTTGTGCGGCAAAAGAAGTCGAAAAGCTCCTCAGCTGCCAGCTGGCTTGGAACGGCCGCCACGTTCATCACCAAGTCACTCTACTGGTGA